A genomic stretch from Coregonus clupeaformis isolate EN_2021a unplaced genomic scaffold, ASM2061545v1 scaf0044, whole genome shotgun sequence includes:
- the LOC121555710 gene encoding vegetative cell wall protein gp1-like: MPHWTEDHPEIPTRPLLHQGAPGPLNAQRSLPDHCSTKEPQAPSTPHQTSAPPDHCSTKEPQAPSTPHQTSTHQTTAPPRSPRPPQRPTRPLLHQGAPGPLNAPPDHCSTKEPQAPSTPHQTSAPPDHCSTMEPQAPSTPHQTQRPTRPLLHQGAPGPLNAPLDHCSTKEPQAPSTPHQTTAPPRSPRPPSTPHQTTAPPRSPRPPQRPTRPTAPHRPHPPPEHHHLHRLRQTGPGPAPDHHLYQPRRGPPPLHRDHQQDQHS, from the coding sequence ATGCCGCACTGgacagaggaccacccagagaTCCCTACCAGACCACTGCTCCACCAAGGAGCCCCAGGCCCCCTCAATGCCCAGAGATCCCTACCAGACCACTGCTCCACCAAGGAGCCCCAGGCCCCCTCAACGCCCCACCAGACCAGCGCCCCACCAGACCACTGCTCCACCAAGGAGCCCCAGGCCCCCTCAACGCCCCACCAGACCAGCACCCACCAGACCACTGCTCCACCAAGGAGCCCCAGGCCCCCTCAACGCCCCACCAGACCACTGCTCCACCAAGGAGCCCCAGGCCCCCTCAACGCCCCACCAGACCACTGCTCCACCAAGGAGCCCCAGGCCCCCTCAACACCCCACCAGACCAGCGCCCCACCAGACCACTGCTCcaccatggagccccaggcccccTCAACGCCCCACCAGACCCAGCGCCCCACCAGACCACTGCTCCACCAAGGAGCCCCAGGCCCCCTCAACGCCCCACTAGACCACTGCTCCACCAAGGAGCCCCAGGCCCCCTCAACGCCCCACCAGACCACTGCTCCACCAAGGAGCCCCAGGCCCCCCTCAACGCCCCACCAGACCACTGCTCCACCAAGGAGCCCCAGGCCCCCTCAACGCCCCACCAGACCCACCGCACCCCACAGGCCCCACCCACCACCAGAGCATCACCACCTCCATCGGCTTCGCCAGACTGGACCGGGCCCAGCACCGGACCACCACCTCTACCAGCCCAGACGTGGCCCCCCACCACTCCACAGGGACCATCAGCAGGACCAGCACAGCTAG